In the genome of Oligoflexus sp., the window CCACCAGCTATACGCATCCAAAGAATACCCATAAACAGCTTTGTCAATGCCACCATGAACAGTCAGGTCCGCTTGCTTATCACCTCGCAGGTTCGTCGCTTCGACAAGCACAGGACCATTCACCGGATTTTTGAAAATTCCTGTCGTGATAGTACGGCCGCGGAATTCTATGGCTTTGGGAAGCCCTACTTGGATGGAAACTATTTTCATATGTATCTCCGTTCGGACTCCTGAAAGGGGTAAGGGCAGCGGCCCCGGGATGCGGGGGACGCTGCAATCATAATTTTTAGATATCTACTGAAACAAGAGGAAAGTCGTTGTCTGTACCAGCTACTTCATTGATGTAATTCGTCCAGGTGTTGAGAGCTACGTGCAGAACGATCTCGATAATCTGAGCGTCGTCATACCCAGCTTCCCGAACGGCGCGCAGGGCATTTGAACCCACGTGACCGCGTTCAGTGGCCACTTGCTTGGCGAAGCGAACAGCTGCAGCTGCTTTCGGATCGTGAGAACCACCCTCACGGTTGGCCTTCATCTCAGCATCATCGAGCTTTGCCAGGTTTTTGCCCAAATAAGTATGAGCCGAGAGACAGTAACTGCAACGATTGACTTGAGCGACCGCCAAAGCAATGCGTTCGCGTGTGGCAGCCGGCAGAGTCCCCTTGCTTAAAGCACCCGAAAGGTTCAGATAGCCTTCCAGAGCGGCTGGACTGTTGCTAACGAGACGGAAAAGGTTGGGGACAGATCCGAGCTGTTTTTTGACAGCTTCGAGGAGCGCTTGTGATGCGTGAGGGGCGGCTTCGATGGAAGAAGGCGTAGCGATGAGCGACATAGGAAACTCCGGTTTATGTGCGAAGGCTTGAGCGCCTTCATAAATCCACTTTCGGCTATTCCAATTTGTTTCAGAATAGGCTATTTTCGCAATTCACCCTTCCATAAAATGGAATAATAGGATGGATCGCTTTGAATCTATGACTGTTTTTGTATCCGTGGTTGAAGCTGGCAGCCTCTCAGCCTCTTCGAGAAAATTAGGCGTGCCTTTGCCCACTGTAAGTCGCAAGATTTCAGAGTTGGAAGCGCACCTTGGTGTTCGTCTCTTGAATCGGTCAACACGGCGACTGGACCTGACGGATGCTGGCCTGGTTTACTTTTCAGCCAGCAAAAGGATA includes:
- a CDS encoding peroxidase-related enzyme, encoding MSLIATPSSIEAAPHASQALLEAVKKQLGSVPNLFRLVSNSPAALEGYLNLSGALSKGTLPAATRERIALAVAQVNRCSYCLSAHTYLGKNLAKLDDAEMKANREGGSHDPKAAAAVRFAKQVATERGHVGSNALRAVREAGYDDAQIIEIVLHVALNTWTNYINEVAGTDNDFPLVSVDI